One genomic window of Corticium candelabrum chromosome 9, ooCorCand1.1, whole genome shotgun sequence includes the following:
- the LOC134184831 gene encoding huntingtin-like, producing the protein MVVMVVKSLFLCRAGKKLLTLRSAIELSLPEAPSKFVPLLPVFQSNTERSMNSNQYQSGQVNVTSLQVKVVTADVRSLEEQSDYDESNVETAMYSFQPPSQSAETVDVKSCLRLLLELFAQWLDVSVSSRPPVMLVFEIVKSAVTLSDVFEELWHFEWLLEHCLRLAAAHVPENEQIYQYLILGACKASAILRIVKESTCECVTKLALSGLTASHESTQVLTLHGILYVLEAHSGADMGVLLPTLADYITSLLLETTCGECQLSEEHQLVLWSTAFFLVEQYSDNLKLSDFSSRVVKVALVSLSMGDVLPLSVYSSVSRCLERLLLSFSLSKSDREAVPKVALERHDTASFRRSLPALGLLLTQLYTGRSGYQAGGISQMEGETLNDPGMEEQLAVLEKITKVLDRMHKALPIEAAVIAKILPTLLEDFLPKTQIVSKVVHEFLSSQQPYPGLMAGVMYKVFENLMRKKEVGFVTNWVLLSLRSFVQRTPLAMAVWSLNCLFVCCSLNGSIRAQFPCVVERVGHLDDLDCEFLAFVVKEFYYNRGLSSDDSALLVSVFRSVSVDHEVYRHVVSCLEESAM; encoded by the exons ATGGTTGTAATGGTTGTTAAATCATTATTTTTATGTAGAGCGGGGAAGAAACTACTGACTCTTCGCTCCGCCATTGAACTATCTTTGCCTGAGGCTCCATCAAAATT TGTGCCATTGCTTCCAGTGTTTCAAAGTAATACTGAGAGATCAATGAATTCCAATCAGTATCAGAGTGGACAG GTGAACGTTACATCTCTTCAAGTTAAGGTAGTTACAGCTGATGTCAGGTCGTTGGAAGAGCAGTCAGACTATGATGAGTCAAATGTAGAAACTGCCATGTATTCATTCCAACCACCTTCCCAATCCGCAGAAACAGTTGATGTGAAATCATGTCTTCGTCTACTTTTGGAATTGTttgcacagtggctggacGTATCTGTCAGTTCTCGGCCTCCTGTTATGCTTGTATTCGAGATTGTGAAATCA GCAGTCACTTTGTCAGATGTGTTTGAAGAGTTGTGGCATTTTGAGTGGCTTCTTGAACATTGTCTTCGTCTTGCTGCTGCACATGTACCTGAAAATGAGCAAATTTATCAATACCTTATTCTAGGTGCCTGTAAAGCATCTGCTATCTTGAGAATTGTAAAG GAGTCAACTTGTGAGTGCGTTACCAAGCTTGCTTTGTCAGGTCTCACAGCTTCCCATGAGTCAACACAA GTGCTTACATTACATGGCATTTTGTATGTACTAGAAGCACATTCAGGAGCAGATATGGGAGTCTTGTTGCCAACTTTAGCTGACTATATTACGTCTTTGCTGCTTGAAACTACTTG TGGCGAGTGTCAATTGTCTGAAGAGCATCAGTTAGTCTTGTGGTCTACTGCTTTCTTCCTTGTTGAGCAATACTCTGATAACTTGAAGTTGTCAGATTTCTCATCTCGTGTTGTAAAG GTAGCTTTAGTGTCATTGTCCATGGGAGATGTTCTTCCATTGTCTGTTTACTCATCAGTTAGCCGATGTTTGGAAAGATTACtgctttctttctctttgtcaaaGTCTGATCGAGAGGCAGTGCCAAAAGTGGCCTTAGAAAG GCATGACACGGCAAGCTTCAGGCGATCCTTGCCTGCTCTTGGCCTTTTATTGACGCAGCTTTACACAG GAAGAAGTGGTTATCAAGCAGGTGGTATAAGTCAAATGGAAGGTGAGACACTGAATGACCCAGGCATGGAAGAGCAGCTTGCTGTGCTTGAGAAGATCACCAAAGTTCTTGACAG GATGCATAAGGCATTGCCCATTGAGGCCGCTGTTATTGCAAAAATATTACCAACTCTTCTGGAAGATTTCTTGCCAAAAACTCAGATTGTATCAAAAGTTGTGCATGAATTTTTATCAAGTCAGCAACCTTACCCAGGGCTAATGGCTGGTGTAATGTACAAA GTGTTTGAAAACTTGATGCGAAAGAAAGAAGTTGGCTTTGTTACTAACTGGGTTTTGCTGTCATTGAGAAGTTTTGTTCAAAG AACACCGTTGGCAATGGCTGTGTGGAGCCTCAAttgcctatttgtttgttgttcattaAATGGTTCTATTCGAGCACA ATTTCCTTGCGTAGTGGAGCGTGTTGGTCATTTAGATGATTTGGATTGTGAATTTTTGGCATTTGTAGTGAAGGAATTCTACTACAATAGG GGTTTGAGCAGTGATGACAGTGCATTACTGGTGTCTGTATTTCGCTCTGTGTCGGTCGACCATGAAGTGTACAGGCATGTTGTATCATGTCTTGAGGAGTCTGCTATGTAA
- the LOC134184774 gene encoding uncharacterized protein LOC134184774 — MSVIILDNAKYHNGVVEKVPTKSSTKNDIMVYLDKHSITYDKQRLKSELFMLLKATNPQTKYLTDVLFNDAGHDVLRLPVGHCELNPIELVWAQVKGYAADHNKDFTMRAIEQLAREGIENVTAVKWKKCVDHVIQKVKNHYRTSDGVVEQAVESLVIEVGAEDSSDSEEILLGDDEYYNND; from the coding sequence ATGTCAGTCATTATCCTTGACAACGCCAAGTACCACAATGGTGTTGTTGAGAAAGTGCCCACCAAGAGCAGCACGAAAAATGATATAATGGTGTACCTGGACAAGCACAGTATTACCTACGATAAGCAACGCCTGAAATCTGAGTTGTTCATGCTACTAAAGGCAACCAACCCACAAACGAAGTACCTCACTGACGTTCTCTTTAATGATGCAGGTCACGATGTCCTCAGACTTCCGGTGGGCCATTGTGAACTGAATCCTATAGAACTGGTATGGGCGCAAGTCAAAGGATACGCTGCAGACCACAACAAGGATTTTACAATGAGAGCCATCGAACAACTGGCCAGAGAAGGCATTGAAAACGTGACGGCGGTTAAATGGAAGAAGTGTGTCGACCACGTTATCCAGAAAGTGAAAAACCACTACAGAACATCAGACGGCGTGGTAGAACAAGCAGTAGAAAGTCTAGTTATAGAAGTAGGTGCAGAGGactcttcagacagtgaagagatcctGCTAGGAGACGACGAGTATTATAACAATGATTAG